In Kwoniella shandongensis chromosome 10, complete sequence, one genomic interval encodes:
- a CDS encoding anthranilate synthase component I produces the protein MDPSSLEAKPSLSELINILATSSSSPTTLSPRSTSLYPIPTSNSATNSTPVVAENTKPNLVPVFVEIPADLLTPVSAYLKIAKDSKHSFLLESVIGGENLGRYTFVGADPLKTVRTGEGFDVEGDPLQALEKELEGYRYARIPEIPTFTGGAVGFITYDAVTHFEPVTKPKEPLHNPIPGMPEAFFMICSTNIIFDHIYQTIKIVSHVHLPDGTPPSQLPALYEECVARIEQLRKKLASPETPLPKQGPITLGAKAESNVGKVGYEGFVTNLKEHILKGDIIQAVPSQRLTRPTALHPFNVYRHLRRLNPSPYMFYLDCGDVQLVGASPETLCKVDKRKVYNHAIAGTVRRGKTAEEDARLGKELLASDKDRAEHIMLVDLARNDVNRVCKPETVKVDSLMDVEKFSHVIHLTSQISGILREDQSRFDAFRSIFPAGTVSGAPKVKAIQLVSGLEKERRGVYAGAVGRFDFDRDNLDTCIAIRTMTFKDGNVYLQAGGGIVFDSVEEDEYIETINKLGANVKCIEETEKYYARLQNQ, from the exons ATGGATCCCTCT TCGCTCGAGGCCAAACCTTCCCTCTCGGAattgatcaacatcctcgccacctcctcttcgtccccgACAACCCTATCCCCACGCTCAACCTCGCTTTACCCCATCCCTACCTCCAACTCGGCGACAAACTCCACTCCGGTTGTTGCTGAGAACACGAAACCCAACTTGGTCCCTGTGTTTGTGGAGATCCCGGCAGACTTGCTGACTCCGGTATCGGCATATCTCAAGATCGCAAAGGATAGCAAACACAGTTTCTTGTTGGAAAGTGTCATTGGAGGAGAGAACTTGGGGAGATATACTTTCGTTGGAGCAG ACCCTCTGAAAACTGTTCGAACGGGAGAGGGATTCGATGTTGAGGGTGATCCATTGCAagcgttggagaaggagttggaaggaTATCGATATGCTAGGATTCCAGAGATCCCCACTTTCACTG GTGGCGCGGTCGGCTTCATCACATACGACGCTGTGACCCATTTCGAGCCCGTCACCAAACCGAAAGAACCCCTCCACAACCCTATCCCCGGTATGCCGGAAGCCTTCTTCATGATCTGTtccaccaacatcatcttcgacCACATCTACCAAACGATCAAGATCGTTTCGCACGTCCACTTGCCTGACGGTACACCGCCTTCCCAACTGCCTGCATTGTACGAAGAGTGTGTCGCTCGGATCGAACAGCTCAGAAAGAAGTTGGCTTCGCCAGAAACACCATTACCGAAACAGGGGCCGATCACACTTGGTGCCAAAGCGGAGAGTAATGTTGGGAAAGTAGGATATGAAGGATTCGTCACCAACCTGAAAGAACATATCCTCAAGGGAGATATCATCCAAGCTGTTCCGAGTCAGCGGCTCACTCGACCCACTGCGCTCCACCCTTTCAATGTCTATCGACATCTGAGAAGACTCAACCCTAGTCCATATATGTTCTATCTCGATTGTGGAGATGTCCAACTCGTCGGTGCTAGTCCCGAGACACTGTGTAAGGTCGACAAGAGAAAGGTGTACAACCATGCTATCGCAGGTACAGTCAGGCGGGGCAAGAcagcagagg AGGATGCCCGACTCGGAAAAGAACTCTTGGCGTCAGATAAAGATCGAGCGGAACACATCATGCTTGTTGACCTCGCACGAAACGACGTTAACCGAGTCTGCAAGCCCGAGACAGTCAAAGTGGACAGTTTGATGGACGTTGAGAAGTTTAGTCATGTCATCCATCTGACAAGTCAGATCAGTGGTATCCTCCGGGAAGACcaatcgag ATTCGACGCATTCCGATCTATCTTCCCTGCTGGTACAGTCTCCGGTGCACCGAAAGTGAAAGCGATCCAACTCGTGTCTGGACTTgagaaagagcgaagagGTGTCTATGCAGGAGCTGTCGGTCGATTCGATTTCGATAGGGATAACCTCGATACTTGTATCGCTATCAGGACAATGACATTCAAAGACGGCAATGTCTACTTGCAAGCAG GCGGTGGAATCGTGTTCGACAgtgtggaggaggacgagtACATTGAGACCATCAACAAGCTCGGTGCGAACGTCAAGTGCATAGAGGAGACGGAGA AATACTACGCTAGACTTCAGAACCAATAG